GAACTAAAGGCATTAATTAACCTTGAGTCACTAAATAATAATAAGTTGAAAGAAATTATTGCTTCCTTTCATTCCTTATTATCAAAAATAAAGAAAGGACTATCAGAACATAATAGCCCAAACCATCATTATATGAAAGCCTGAATATATACTCTTCGCGAATGACCTTTATACCCCCAGGGCAATCGCATATAAAAATACAACAAAATCAGTATAATAGGATAAAAAGCAACTGATATAGAGTGCAACATTGGTAAAAAATAGTACAGTTTTAGATCATTTTGAACAGTTAGATGATCCTCGAATGGAACGCCATCGTCGCCATAAGCTCATTGATATTATTACTATTACGATTTGTGCCGCTTTATGTGGAGCAGATGACTGGGTAGCTATTGAGCGATTTGGTAACGCCAAAGAATCATGGTTTAAAAGCTTTCTAGAACTACCGAATGGAATACCCTCTCATGATACCTTTGGTCGTTTTTTCTCACGCCTTTGCCCTATCTCGTTTCAAAGCTGCTTCATCCAATGGATTCAGTCAATCACTGATAGCTTACCTGGCAAGCTGGTAGCAATTGATGGTAAAACCCTTAGACGATCATTTACTGAACCTGATAAGAAGAACGCTATTCACTTGGTTAACGCATGGTCAATAGAAAATAAGCTGGTGTTAGGCCAACTTAAAACTGATAGGAAATCCAATGAAATCACCGCCATTCCTGAACTATTAGAAGCAATAGCAGTTAAAGGTGCTGTTGTATCAATAGATGCGATGGGATGTCACAAAGCCATTGCTGAAAAAACTCGTGAAAAAGAGGCTCATTACTTGTTGGCAGTTAAAAATAACCAACCTCGTTTATATTCTGCTATTCAAGAACAACTGTATTCTAAAAAAGCCAAAGTGTATCAACGTCCCGCTATAGACTTTCATTCTTCAGAAAAAGAACAGCATGGCCGTCATGAGATACGGCGCTGCTGGGTTTATCACTCAGTGGCTAAACTACCTATAGCAACAGAGTGGATCG
This genomic interval from Spartinivicinus ruber contains the following:
- a CDS encoding ISAs1 family transposase; translated protein: MVKNSTVLDHFEQLDDPRMERHRRHKLIDIITITICAALCGADDWVAIERFGNAKESWFKSFLELPNGIPSHDTFGRFFSRLCPISFQSCFIQWIQSITDSLPGKLVAIDGKTLRRSFTEPDKKNAIHLVNAWSIENKLVLGQLKTDRKSNEITAIPELLEAIAVKGAVVSIDAMGCHKAIAEKTREKEAHYLLAVKNNQPRLYSAIQEQLYSKKAKVYQRPAIDFHSSEKEQHGRHEIRRCWVYHSVAKLPIATEWIDLAAVVRVETERTLQGKKAKEQRYYISSQPLSAKAVSEMIQHHWQIENSLHWSLDVAFREDDSRIRIGHSAENMSRIRQIALNILKQDDTYKIGIKNKRLSAGWDHEYLMKLICSV